From Apium graveolens cultivar Ventura chromosome 9, ASM990537v1, whole genome shotgun sequence, the proteins below share one genomic window:
- the LOC141686264 gene encoding uncharacterized protein LOC141686264, giving the protein MASTSHIVEAMQHITLDEEEEGGLALEGFEEAGQGENLGDFNAKLCLVGRFLSEGVMDFQAMQQTLAAIWKPGRGVYIKEVDVNLYLFQFYHEVDIKRVLDGNPWSFNRKTLIIARMKEGEIPRCVNLDTLDLWVQIHDLRAGFMSERVIKEVGNYIGVFVESCPRNFEVGWKEYFRVRVTMNLSSPLKRKMKLRKSGEE; this is encoded by the coding sequence ATGGCATCAACAAGCCATATAGTCGAAGCAATGCAACACATAACCTTGGATGAAGAGGAAGAAGGTGGATTAGCTCTGGAGGGTTTTGAGGAAGCGGGACAAGGTGAAAACCTTGGCGATTTTAATGCGAAGTTATGTCTCGTCGGACGTTTTCTAAGTGAAGGCGTAATGGATTTTCAGGCCATGCAACAGACATTAGCAGCTATTTGGAAGCCAGGAAGAGGGGTTTACATAAAGGAGGTGGACGTGAACCTGTACCTGTTCCAATTTTATCATGAGGTAGACATAAAGAGAGTTTTGGACGGAAATCCATGGTCGTTCAACAGGAAAACTCTGATTATAGCAAGGATGAAAGAAGGAGAGATACCAAGATGTGTTAATCTTGATACTCTGGATCTATGGGTGCAAATACATGATCTCCGTGCAGGTTTCATGTCTGAAAGAGTCATCAAAGAGGTGGGGAATTATATAGGGGTTTTCGTTGAGTCATGCCCACGTAACTTTGAAGTAGGGTGGAAAGAATATTTTCGAGTTCGTGTTACGATGAATTTATCAAGCCCATTAAAACGAAAGATGAAACTGAGGAAATCTGGAGAAGAATAG
- the LOC141686265 gene encoding uncharacterized protein At5g01610-like produces the protein MCSSLKLLSFLIISLSFFSSISGNEPPTVYEVLQEYDFPVGMLPVGITNYELDRSTGKFKVYLDKSCEFYVQDYRLRYKSTISGTISNRKLKNLSGISVKILILWLNIGEVSRDGDDLEFSVGVLSAGFYIDNFVESPQCGCGFDCNGGVEKSGDWYLNRFFCSS, from the coding sequence ATGTGTTCTTCTCTCAAACTCCTCAGCTTCCTCATCATCTCACTATCTTTTTTCTCATCTATCTCCGGAAACGAACCCCCGACAGTCTACGAAGTCCTCCAAGAATACGACTTCCCGGTCGGGATGCTCCCGGTGGGCATAACAAACTACGAGCTCGACCGAAGCACAGGCAAGTTCAAAGTGTACTTAGACAAGTCATGCGAGTTTTATGTCCAGGACTACAGGCTGAGATACAAGTCAACTATATCAGGCACAATCTCCAACAGGAAGCTGAAGAATCTGAGTGGCATAAGCGTAAAGATACTCATCTTGTGGCTTAATATCGGTGAAGTGAGCCGTGACGGCGATGACTTGGAGTTCTCTGTTGGGGTGTTGTCGGCTGGGTTTTATATTGATAATTTTGTGGAGAGTCCGCAGTGTGGGTGTGGATTTGATTGTAATGGTGGAGTTGAGAAGAGTGGGGACTGGTATTTGAATCGGTTTTTTTGCTCTTCTTGA
- the LOC141686266 gene encoding uncharacterized protein LOC141686266, translating to MIKRVMQSNRCPWRWSAAETDNHVLFNCDFARTVWNMAGLQQVVQTEMHNTSFEVFLRVFEVCTREKCVQIGMLAWAIWNRRNKWVWEHINGSTYGVKAMATSYLTEWKSAQVKRVGVGDQFWRKPMAGWIKINTNATVFPDGSVGVRCVLRDEQSFFLGARNNKIVGAWSPREAETLGMKEALS from the coding sequence ATGATTAAAAGAGTGATGCAAAGTAATCGATGTCCATGGCGTTGGAGTGCAGCAGAGACGGATAATCATGTTTTATTCAACTGTGATTTTGCTCGTACAGTGTGGAATATGGCTGGTCTGCAACAGGTGGTACAGACAGAAATGCACAATACATCATTCGAAGTATTCCTGCGAGTCTTTGAAGTATGTACTAGAGAAAAGTGTGTGCAGATTGGAATGTTAGCTTGGGCTATATGGAACAGAAGAAATAAGTGGGTCTGGGAGCATATAAATGGATCAACTTATGGAGTAAAAGCTATGGCTACAAGTTACTTAACAGAATGGAAAAGTGCTCAGGTAAAGCGTGTAGGAGTAGGTGATCAGTTCTGGAGGAAACCTATGGCAGGATGGATTAAAATCAACACAAATGCAACAGTGTTCCCTGATGGCAGTGTAGGAGTGAGATGTGTATTGAGAGATGAGCAGAGCTTCTTTCTGGGGGCGAGGAACAATAAAATTGTAGGAGCATGGTCACCAAGGGAAGCCGAGACACTTGGAATGAAGGAAGCATTATCATAG
- the LOC141683519 gene encoding exocyst complex component SEC15B produces MQTAKSRRKVAPATTENGESGDKLDQILLSAAVANGEDLGPFIRKAFASGKPETLVHHLRHFSRSKEAEIEDVCKAHYQDFILAVDDLRSLLSDVDSLKSSLSNSNSQLQSVAGPLLTSLDSFIEAKNKCQNINLAINSSKICVELMELCSRANVHIKEQNFYMALKCLEMIESEYFSETPSSTIRRMLEMKIPAIRSHIERLINKEFGDWLVDIRLVSRNLGQMAIGQASASRQREEEMRMKQRQAEEQSRLSSRDVIYALEEEDDEGFAEIGEEFDLTPLYRAYHIHQTLGLEDRFKQYYFENRKLQLTSDFQVSSMTPFLESHQTFFAQIAGFFIVEDRVLRTGGQLISKMEVESLWDTAVSKMCSVLEDQFSRMQTANHLLLIKDYVSLLGVTLRGYGYPVAQLLDVLSKHRDKYHELLLSDCRKQISEVLQADRFENMYMRKEYEYSMNVLSFQIQTSDIMPAFPYVAPFSSMVPDCCRIVRSFIEDSVSFMSYGGQLDFYDVVKKYLDRLLSDVLDGALLKLISTSIHGVNQAMIVAANMSVLERACDFFFRHAAQLSGIPLRMAERSRRQFPLNKARDASEEMLAGLLKKKVDGFMTLIENVNWLADEPPQLENEYVNEVSIFLETLLSTAQQILPSKVLKRVLQDVLSHISELIIGALYGETVKRFTLNAIMGLDIDIKSLETFAENQASLLPEADTTQLKNALAGARQMVNLLLSNHPENFLNPVIRERSYNALDYRKVVTISEKLRDPSERMFGTFGSRNYKQNPKKKSLESLIKRLKDVN; encoded by the coding sequence ATGCAAACAGCAAAATCTCGCCGTAAAGTCGCTCCGGCGACGACAGAGAACGGAGAATCCGGCGACAAGCTCGACCAGATCCTCCTCTCCGCCGCCGTCGCTAACGGCGAAGACTTAGGTCCCTTTATTCGCAAAGCTTTCGCTTCCGGTAAGCCTGAAACCCTAGTTCATCATCTCCGTCACTTCTCTCGATCTAAAGAGGCTGAGATTGAAGATGTTTGTAAAGCTCATTATCAAGACTTCATCTTGGCCGTTGATGATCTCCGATCGCTTCTCTCCGATGTCGATTCGCTTAAATCGTCGCTTTCGAACTCCAATTCACAGCTTCAGAGTGTTGCTGGTCCGCTTTTGACTTCGCTCGATTCGTTTATTGAAGCGAAGAATAAGTGTCAGAATATTAATTTAGCGATTAATTCGTCGAAAATTTGTGTTGAGCTCATGGAGCTTTGCTCGCGAGCGAATGTGCATATTAAAGAACAGAACTTTTATATGGCGTTGAAGTGTTTGGAGATGATTGAGTCCGAGTATTTTAGTGAAACGCCTTCTTCGACAATTAGGCGAAtgctggagatgaaaattcctgCGATCCGATCGCATATTGAACGGTTAATTAATAAGGAGTTCGGGGATTGGTTAGTTGATATTCGATTAGTTAGTAGGAATTTAGGTCAGATGGCGATCGGACAAGCTTCTGCTTCAAGACAACGAGAAGAGGAGATGCGGATGAAGCAAAGGCAAGCTGAGGAGCAGAGTCGATTGAGTTCACGAGATGTTATTTATGCGTTGGAGGAGGAAGATGATGAAGGATTTGCGGAAATTGGGGAGGAATTTGATTTGACTCCGTTGTATAGAGCTTATCATATTCACCAGACATTAGGACTTGAAGATCGGTTCAAGCAGTATTACTTTGAGAACCGGAAGCTTCAGCTTACTTCGGATTTTCAGGTATCTTCGATGACACCTTTTTTGGAATCTCATCAAACTTTTTTTGCACAAATTGCTGGCTTTTTTATTGTGGAAGATCGTGTTTTGAGAACCGGTGGACAATTGATATCGAAAATGGAAGTAGAGAGTTTATGGGATACTGCTGTTAGTAAAATGTGTTCCGTATTAGAAGATCAATTTTCTAGGATGCAAACTGCGAATCATTTGTTGCTTATTAAGGATTATGTGAGTTTATTAGGTGTTACTTTACGTGGATATGGTTATCCTGTTGCTCAGTTACTTGATGTGTTGAGTAAACATAGGGATAAGTATCATGAGTTATTGTTGTCTGATTGTCGTAAACAAATTTCTGAAGTTCTCCAGGCTGATAGATTTGAGAATATGTATATGAGGAAAGAATATGAGTATTCGATGAATGTGCTATCGTTTCAAATACAAACATCAGATATTATGCCAGCATTTCCATATGTTGCCCCATTCTCTTCGATGGTTCCCGATTGTTGTCGAATTGTACGGTCATTTATTGAGGATTCTGTGAGTTTCATGTCTTATGGTGGCCAGCTTGATTTCTACGATGTTGTGAAGAAGTACTTGGATCGGCTTTTGAGTGATGTCTTGGATGGTGCTCTTCTAAAGCTGATCAGTACATCTATACATGGTGTCAACCAAGCGATGATAGTAGCAGCCAATATGTCTGTCTTGGAGCGTGCTTGTGATTTCTTTTTTAGACATGCAGCTCAGCTTTCAGGAATTCCGTTGAGAATGGCTGAAAGAAGTAGGAGGCAGTTTCCATTGAATAAAGCCCGTGATGCCTCCGAAGAGATGCTCGCAGGGTTGCTTAAGAAGAAGGTAGATGGATTTATGACGTTGATTGAAAATGTAAATTGGTTAGCTGATGAACCTCCACAGCTTGAGAATGAATATGTGAACGAGGTCAGCATTTTTCTTGAAACTCTGCTTTCCACCGCACAGCAGATATTACCCAGTAAGGTTCTCAAAAGAGTTTTGCAAGATGTCCTTTCTCACATATCGGAGCTTATTATCGGGGCTTTATACGGGGAAACTGTAAAAAGGTTTACTTTAAATGCCATTATGGGTTTAGATATAGATATAAAATCACTGGAGACATTTGCAGAGAATCAAGCTTCTCTTCTGCCTGAAGCAGACACGACCCAGTTAAAGAATGCACTTGCTGGGGCAAGGCAGATGGTTAACTTGCTTTTGAGCAACCACCCAGAGAACTTCTTGAATCCGGTTATCAGAGAGAGGAGTTATAATGCTTTGGACTACAGGAAGGTAGTGACCATTTCTGAGAAGTTAAGAGATCCTTCAGAGAGGATGTTTGGAACATTTGGATCAAGGAATTACAAGCAAAATCCTAAGAAAAAGTCTCTTGAGTCATTAATAAAGAGACTCAAGGATGTTAACTGA